A single region of the Manihot esculenta cultivar AM560-2 chromosome 12, M.esculenta_v8, whole genome shotgun sequence genome encodes:
- the LOC110627934 gene encoding putative serine/threonine-protein kinase, translating into MNSTVQAVLAATATFFLISALFAFICLVCKSSKARSRSHNHQPLPQRQTRGLNGHRTVPNSHLSSITIDESATFDPTLNRISMEELKIATKNFSADLIIGDGSFGFVYKATLSDGVTVAIKKLDPDAFQGFREFRAEMETLGKLQHPNIVRILGYCVSGIERVLIYEFIEKGNLDQWLHDTSPGSEQLGNLPLSWETRIKAVRGIANGLAYLHQLDTPIIHRDIKASNVLLDSDFEAHIADFGLARAIDGSHSHVSTQVAGTMGYMPPEYKEGVTAATAKADVYSFGILMIEIATAERPNLPMVLEGKEMGLIVWARKMLEQNKHMEMLDSKMAKEGLREEKVEEYFGIASMCTREIMMDRPVMSEVVHLLDRLAT; encoded by the coding sequence ATGAATAGCACCGTTCAAGCTGTACTTGCCGCCACTGCTACTTTCTTCTTAATCTCTGCTCTATTTGCTTTCATCTGTCTCGTCTGTAAATCATCCAAAGCTCGCTCCCGCAGCCACAACCACCAACCTCTACCCCAACGCCAAACACGCGGCTTGAACGGCCACCGAACCGTACCCAATTCTCACCTCTCCTCCATAACAATTGATGAAAGCGCCACTTTTGACCCTACTCTGAACCGGATCTCCATGGAGGAGCTAAAAATCGCTACCAAGAATTTCTCCGCTGATTTGATCATCGGCGATGGCAGTTTTGGGTTTGTATACAAAGCCACGCTTTCCGACGGCGTCACCGTGGCCATCAAGAAGCTCGACCCCGACGCCTTTCAAGGTTTTCGGGAGTTCCGAGCAGAGATGGAAACCTTAGGTAAGCTCCAACACCCAAATATTGTGAGAATTCTTGGGTACTGCGTGTCCGGTATCGAACGGGTGTTAATTTACGAGTTCATTGAGAAAGGCAACCTGGACCAATGGTTGCACGACACGTCGCCGGGAAGCGAACAGTTGGGAAATTTACCGTTGTCTTGGGAGACGAGGATTAAGGCAGTGAGAGGCATTGCAAATGGACTTGCATATCTGCATCAGCTGGACACTCCAATTATACATAGGGATATAAAGGCTAGCAATGTCTTATTGGACTCGGACTTTGAAGCCCATATTGCCGATTTTGGGCTGGCACGTGCGATCGACGGGTCACATTCTCATGTGTCGACACAGGTGGCCGGAACCATGGGATATATGCCACCGGAGTACAAAGAGGGAGTGACAGCCGCCACGGCAAAGGCAGATGTTTATAGTTTTGGGATACTGATGATCGAAATTGCCACGGCGGAGAGGCCTAATTTGCCCATGGTTTTAGAGGGGAAGGAGATGGGATTGATAGTATGGGCAAGGAAAATGTTGGAGCAAAATAAGCATATGGAAATGTTAGATTCAAAAATGGCAAAGGAAGGTTTAAGGGAAGAAAAAGTGGAGGAATACTTTGGAATTGCTTCAATGTGTACAAGGGAAATAATGATGGATAGGCCAGTGATGAGTGAGGTTGTTCATTTGTTGGATCGGCTCGCCACATAA